CTTCGTTATATTGGAAAGACACATTGTCAAAAGACAAACCGCCCTGTACATGATCCAAGGCAATGTATTTGCGCTCAGGGTCGCGTTCAATCGGCCGTTCTACAATGTCATTCACCGCTTTCAACGCAATTTTTGCCTGTTGGAAACGGGTTGCCAATGCCGCAACCTGCGCCAACGGTGCCAACGCACGTCCCGACAAAATAACCGCAGCAATCAGCGCACCCATGGTAATCCGGCTTTCCACATTATCGGCATGAACCAGATAAGTACCCACCAACACCAAACCTACGGTATTCAACTGCTGCATAGAAGTGGCAAAAAACGAAATGAAATTGCCCGAATCCTTCAATTTGATACTTGAAGCAGCGGTCTTGGCCGTATATTCGTCCCAACGCTGCAATGCCCAAGCAGTCGCATTGTTGGCTTTTAATGTTTCGATTCCTTCCAGCGCCTCAACAGCCAAACCGGAACGCTGAGCCCCTTCCCTCATCGCCTCGTTCATTGAACGCGCCATCGGACGCTGCATCAATACGCTGACAATAATCACGATCGGGATAATTACCATCGGTACAAAAGCCAGCTTGCCGCCTACCATGGCAATCACGGCAACAAACAGCAACAAAAACGGCAAATCCACTATCGTCAGCAGCGTGGCACTGGTCATAAACTCGCGCACGGCTTCAAATTCACGCAAATTACTCGCGTAAGAGCCTGCCGAAGCCGGACGGTCAATCAGTCGTAGCGACAAAACGCGGCGGAACAATGCCGAGCTGATGATCAAATCAGCTTTTTTACCGGCTATATCCGTCAAGTGGCCGCGAATCATTTTGGCGACAAACTCGAACAAAATGGCCAAAAACACCCCAATACTCAATACCCACAGGGTCTCATAAGCCTGATTCGGCACAACCCGGTCATACACATTCATCACATACAGCGAGCTGACCAGCGCCAACACGTTGATGATGATGGTAGCTAAAATAACTTGGTAATAATAGCTGCGGAACCGCCAAATCACCTTCCAAAACCATGCCTTCGGCAAATGGTATTCCGGCAGGTCGGAACGGTTGTCCGAAACCATTTTCTGCTTGATAAACCAACAATATCCCAAGTACACAGCAGATATTTGCTCGTGCGACAAAACCTGCTCCAAGCCGCCTGCCTGACGGATTTGATAACTGCGGTCGCGCCCTACTCCTTCGATTTTGGTGACGACAACCGCTTCCTCATTTTGCAACACCAGCACAACCGGCACAGCAAGCGACGGAATATCCTCCAATTTGCGCTTGGAAAGCGTATTCTCAAAGCCGTGGCCGCGCAAAACTTCGCTGAGCGAATGATAATTGACATTCAGTTTTCTATCGCGCACCACCTCGGCGGACAATGCAGCCTCGGCAACAGGTGCGCCCAACAGACGGGTTACCAACGCAATATGTTCGATAATGGATTTCATGTTGTTATTTCACGTAATAATGTATTCAATTTGCTTCCGTACCGTCTTCACCGATACCCGCCCAACTGCCAACGTTCGACTGGGTAACCAGATACTCCAATGCCGCATCGCGAAAATCATTGCGGGCAGCAATATTTTCCTGCTCGATACCGGATAAAGAGGTATATGCACCCAGCACATCAGTCAGCGTCCTTCTGGCAATGCGGAACTGCATTTCATAAACCCGGACAACATCTTTCTGAGCTTGGATATGCTCTGCCGTTACCTTCTCCCGCTGCTCGTTTTGCAACATATTGATTTCGGCCGTCTGACTTTTTTCTTCATTGTCTTTTAAAATCTGCTCGGTTCGCGCTTCGGCTGCAGAAAGTGTGTGTGCATTTTTCTGCACATTATGGCGTGAAGCGATGTCCAAAACATTCCACTCCACATTGAAAAACAGCTCGCGGTTTTCGCGTGTGGCGCTGCCTTCCAAGTTGATGGCAGGCAAACGCTGGCGGCGTGATGCTTCAAGCTCCGCACCCGCACTCTTCTGCTCGGCAAGCTGTGCCTGATAAGACGGATTGCTGCCTTTATCTGCATTTCGGTAACGCTGGATAAAAGAAACCGCCGTTTCACTGGCAAACGGATCTTGCAAATCTGCGGCAGAGAGTTTTTTACCCGTATAACGCGACAGCCGGCTCAATGCGATTTCCATGGCTCGGCGTTGCTGCACAATCGACGTTTCCACCTGAAGCTGGCGCGACTGCGCTTCAATCAGTTCCGAACGGCGGCCTTTGTCGTATTTCACAATAACATTCAAATCTTTCATCAGGTTATTGTGGCGGACCAAGCTCTGCTGAAGCACCCGCAGCATTTCTTTGGCGCGCAATGCTTCCAAATACAGCTTGCCGATTTCCTGCCCGAGCTGTTCTTGGGTTTCATAAAACTTATGGTGGAAATACGCTTCTTTATGCTTGTCGCGCTCTACGGAAGCCTGAATCGCTCCCCATGAATACACATTTACCCTGCCCCGCACACCAATGCCGTCGTCCCGGTCATTGCTGGGATTTTTGTGATGCTGCGTCAAAACAGAAGTACCCGTTAACGCCAAAACAGGATAATGCTGGGCAAAGGTTGCCTTGGTTGTACTGCGTGCGGATTCTTCATTGGCTTTTGCCTCGGTCATCACCGGATCGTAACGCAGGGAGTTTTGCAAAATAGTCTGCAATTCCACTGCTTGAGCCGTCTGGACCGCACAGACGAGTGATGCCGCTGCCAAACTTTTCAGCAGCGGCCGTAAAATCGGTTTGGAAAAACCAAACGGAAAATTTT
The nucleotide sequence above comes from Neisseria animalis. Encoded proteins:
- a CDS encoding type I secretion system permease/ATPase, which encodes MKSIIEHIALVTRLLGAPVAEAALSAEVVRDRKLNVNYHSLSEVLRGHGFENTLSKRKLEDIPSLAVPVVLVLQNEEAVVVTKIEGVGRDRSYQIRQAGGLEQVLSHEQISAVYLGYCWFIKQKMVSDNRSDLPEYHLPKAWFWKVIWRFRSYYYQVILATIIINVLALVSSLYVMNVYDRVVPNQAYETLWVLSIGVFLAILFEFVAKMIRGHLTDIAGKKADLIISSALFRRVLSLRLIDRPASAGSYASNLREFEAVREFMTSATLLTIVDLPFLLLFVAVIAMVGGKLAFVPMVIIPIVIIVSVLMQRPMARSMNEAMREGAQRSGLAVEALEGIETLKANNATAWALQRWDEYTAKTAASSIKLKDSGNFISFFATSMQQLNTVGLVLVGTYLVHADNVESRITMGALIAAVILSGRALAPLAQVAALATRFQQAKIALKAVNDIVERPIERDPERKYIALDHVQGGLSFDNVSFQYNEDGGEAVSGLNLTIRPGEKVGILGRIGSGKSTLLKLASGLYDGSKGNITLDGVDMRQIDPNFLRNQVLLLGQSPRLFLGTLRENLDMARMDGYSSDQDLISALQRFGLDKLIRNHPRGLDMPLGEDGMGLSGGQKQLVALARMTLRDSRVVLLDEPTASLDQDTELSALKAIAQWSGNRTMLVVTHRPQVLQIVERVVVVHNGKIVMDGPRDAVLQKLRRNEQAQNTKSAQVPPTQAAAQARQSEQA
- a CDS encoding TolC family protein, giving the protein MQNFPFGFSKPILRPLLKSLAAASLVCAVQTAQAVELQTILQNSLRYDPVMTEAKANEESARSTTKATFAQHYPVLALTGTSVLTQHHKNPSNDRDDGIGVRGRVNVYSWGAIQASVERDKHKEAYFHHKFYETQEQLGQEIGKLYLEALRAKEMLRVLQQSLVRHNNLMKDLNVIVKYDKGRRSELIEAQSRQLQVETSIVQQRRAMEIALSRLSRYTGKKLSAADLQDPFASETAVSFIQRYRNADKGSNPSYQAQLAEQKSAGAELEASRRQRLPAINLEGSATRENRELFFNVEWNVLDIASRHNVQKNAHTLSAAEARTEQILKDNEEKSQTAEINMLQNEQREKVTAEHIQAQKDVVRVYEMQFRIARRTLTDVLGAYTSLSGIEQENIAARNDFRDAALEYLVTQSNVGSWAGIGEDGTEAN